From the genome of Thermodesulfobium sp. 4217-1, one region includes:
- a CDS encoding HDOD domain-containing protein, whose product MSVITRIPVFKKNLELFAYEIKGFYEDSFMSCLEECLNSIGLDVLSKDKFLFLNVPSEIFEFDNLRDLIPPKKAIFIINPSQMADKEIFKKLKDQGIMLCASISTLQELDSVKDFDYIKIASSRFQGDWTQIPNLFKGGKLLVEVDEKSVFNRALGSGYELFEGDFFIQPEIVARKELSPQKTIILSILGDVRQKDFDFSKIEEKIKRDPYLTMKLLKFINSAFFSFKTTINSIRQALVILGQQEFVRWLTLVILGKLNEGKPEEIVYRASERARFMELISNYVGLYERSQEAFLFGLFSLAPAMTDIDIKEFVNEIPISEDVKTSLLGNGIFTDLFSLRLSIENANWIEMKKISEKLGINPNKIEIIIYESIKWAHDSLSFIGKS is encoded by the coding sequence ATGTCAGTGATAACTAGGATTCCTGTTTTTAAAAAAAACCTTGAGCTTTTTGCGTATGAAATAAAGGGTTTTTACGAAGACTCATTTATGTCATGCCTTGAGGAGTGCCTTAACTCTATAGGATTAGACGTCTTAAGCAAGGATAAATTTCTTTTTTTGAACGTCCCTTCTGAGATATTTGAATTTGATAACCTAAGGGACTTGATCCCGCCAAAAAAGGCAATTTTTATAATTAACCCATCACAGATGGCTGATAAAGAGATATTTAAAAAGCTAAAAGACCAGGGAATAATGCTATGTGCAAGCATTTCAACACTTCAAGAGCTTGATAGCGTTAAAGATTTTGACTACATAAAGATTGCGTCTTCGAGATTCCAAGGAGATTGGACTCAAATACCAAATCTCTTCAAGGGCGGCAAGCTTCTCGTTGAGGTCGATGAAAAGAGCGTATTTAATAGGGCTCTGGGTTCTGGCTACGAGCTTTTCGAAGGTGATTTCTTTATCCAACCAGAGATAGTAGCAAGGAAAGAGTTATCTCCTCAAAAAACCATTATTTTGAGCATATTGGGAGATGTCAGGCAAAAAGATTTTGATTTCTCCAAGATCGAAGAAAAGATTAAAAGAGATCCATACTTGACAATGAAGCTTTTAAAGTTTATAAATTCTGCATTCTTTAGCTTTAAAACTACAATAAATTCTATAAGACAGGCGCTTGTGATACTCGGTCAGCAAGAGTTTGTCAGATGGTTAACCCTTGTAATCCTTGGAAAATTGAATGAAGGCAAGCCAGAAGAAATAGTTTATCGTGCGTCAGAAAGAGCAAGATTTATGGAGCTAATATCTAATTATGTAGGGCTTTACGAAAGATCTCAGGAAGCATTCCTATTTGGTCTATTTTCACTGGCACCAGCAATGACCGATATTGATATAAAAGAATTCGTGAACGAGATACCGATCTCAGAAGACGTAAAAACGTCACTTCTTGGAAATGGAATATTTACAGACTTATTTAGCTTAAGACTCTCAATAGAAAATGCTAATTGGATCGAGATGAAGAAAATTTCCGAAAAGTTAGGCATAAATCCAAATAAAATTGAGATTATCATTTATGAAAGCATAAAATGGGCTCATGACTCTCTTTCGTTTATAGGAAAATCGTAG